One segment of Anopheles stephensi strain Indian chromosome 3, UCI_ANSTEP_V1.0, whole genome shotgun sequence DNA contains the following:
- the LOC118512803 gene encoding NADH dehydrogenase [ubiquinone] 1 alpha subcomplex subunit 5, with the protein MAGVIKKATGLTGLNVAKNPHHTLTALYNKILRAVSKMPQDAAYRRYTEQIVSERAKIVATTPNVLEIEQKINCGQVEELIVQAENELTLARKMLGWKPWEPLAKQAPASQWAWPPANLPELK; encoded by the exons ATGGCCGGCGTTATCAAGAAG GCTACCGGTTTGACTGGTCTGAATGTGGCCAAGAATCCGCACCACACGCTGACGGCTTTGTACAACAAGATTCTGCGTGCCGTCTCCAAGATGCCCCAGGATGCTGCCTATCGACGATACACCGAGCAAATTGTGTCGGAGCGTGCCAAAATTGTAGCTACG ACTCCGAACGTGCTTGAAATCGAGCAGAAAATCAACTGCGGCCAGGTGGAAGAGCTGATCGTGCAGGCGGAAAACGAACTAACGCTCGCGCGCAAGATGCTCGGCTGGAAGCCGTGGGAACCGCTGGCTAAGCAAGCACCGGCAAGCCAGTGGGCCTGGCCACCTGCCAATCTGCCCGAGTTGAAGTAA
- the LOC118512805 gene encoding uncharacterized protein LOC118512805 isoform X2, which translates to MNFNLSLLLLYALLAILAPHHCQAKSLGKAEDELVRTPRYKRQFSLNFGATHEDGYGTDVNAEAIASLWKSQSGNTKLDGSASYTQHFGGLSGDGRDYRLKLKVVFTR; encoded by the exons atgaattttaatttaagttTACTGCTCCTGTACGCTCTGCTGGCGATTTTGGCGCCTCACCATTGTCAAGCCAAATCGCTAGGAAAGGCGGAGGATGAGTTGGTACGGACG CCACGATACAAGCGACAATTCTCGCTCAACTTTGGTGCCACCCACGAGGACGGATACGGAACGGACGTTAATGCGGAAGCGATCGCCAgcctgtggaaaagccagagcggCAACACTAAGCTGGATGGATCGGCTAGCTATACGCAGCATTTCGGTGGCCTGTCGGGCGATG GGCGCGATTATAGGTTGAAGCTGAAGGTAGTTTTCACTCGGTAG
- the LOC118512805 gene encoding uncharacterized protein LOC118512805 isoform X3 yields MNFNLSLLLLYALLAILAPHHCQAKSLGKAEDELPRYKRQFSLNFGATHEDGYGTDVNAEAIASLWKSQSGNTKLDGSASYTQHFGGLSGDGKARISGLLTFTHGY; encoded by the exons atgaattttaatttaagttTACTGCTCCTGTACGCTCTGCTGGCGATTTTGGCGCCTCACCATTGTCAAGCCAAATCGCTAGGAAAGGCGGAGGATGAGTTG CCACGATACAAGCGACAATTCTCGCTCAACTTTGGTGCCACCCACGAGGACGGATACGGAACGGACGTTAATGCGGAAGCGATCGCCAgcctgtggaaaagccagagcggCAACACTAAGCTGGATGGATCGGCTAGCTATACGCAGCATTTCGGTGGCCTGTCGGGCGATGGTAAAGCGCGCATTAGTGGACTGTTGACTTTCACGCACGGTTACTGA
- the LOC118512805 gene encoding uncharacterized protein LOC118512805 isoform X1 → MNFNLSLLLLYALLAILAPHHCQAKSLGKAEDELVRTPRYKRQFSLNFGATHEDGYGTDVNAEAIASLWKSQSGNTKLDGSASYTQHFGGLSGDGKARISGLLTFTHGY, encoded by the exons atgaattttaatttaagttTACTGCTCCTGTACGCTCTGCTGGCGATTTTGGCGCCTCACCATTGTCAAGCCAAATCGCTAGGAAAGGCGGAGGATGAGTTGGTACGGACG CCACGATACAAGCGACAATTCTCGCTCAACTTTGGTGCCACCCACGAGGACGGATACGGAACGGACGTTAATGCGGAAGCGATCGCCAgcctgtggaaaagccagagcggCAACACTAAGCTGGATGGATCGGCTAGCTATACGCAGCATTTCGGTGGCCTGTCGGGCGATGGTAAAGCGCGCATTAGTGGACTGTTGACTTTCACGCACGGTTACTGA